A section of the Amycolatopsis sp. AA4 genome encodes:
- a CDS encoding response regulator transcription factor: MTTVLICDDRRSVREGLTRVMSAVPGVSRIDCVAHGDELLARYTRQPVDVVLVGTQRAVPTGVEATRRLVSANPQANVIVFGAPDDAGSIAAAIAGGARGYLRWDASRPELVAALAHTLASTSVPAPRQPSDPGVQLTERELQVLRGMSQGKSNGQIGRELYLSEDTVKTHARRLFRKLGVRDRAQAVAHGFRRGLVS, from the coding sequence GTGACGACGGTCTTGATCTGCGACGACCGACGCAGTGTCCGCGAAGGGCTCACCCGTGTGATGTCCGCGGTGCCTGGGGTCAGTCGCATCGACTGCGTAGCGCACGGTGACGAGCTGCTGGCCCGGTACACCCGTCAGCCGGTCGACGTCGTGCTGGTGGGAACGCAACGCGCGGTCCCGACGGGCGTCGAGGCCACCCGCCGGCTCGTCTCCGCGAACCCCCAGGCGAATGTCATCGTCTTCGGAGCCCCGGACGACGCGGGCAGCATCGCGGCCGCCATCGCCGGCGGAGCGCGCGGCTACCTGCGCTGGGACGCCTCGCGGCCCGAACTGGTCGCCGCGCTGGCGCACACCCTGGCCAGCACCTCGGTGCCCGCGCCGCGGCAGCCGTCCGACCCGGGCGTGCAGCTCACCGAGCGCGAGCTGCAGGTGCTGCGCGGCATGAGCCAGGGCAAGAGCAACGGCCAGATCGGCCGTGAGCTGTATCTCTCCGAGGACACGGTCAAGACGCACGCGCGGCGGCTGTTCCGCAAGCTCGGCGTCCGCGACCGCGCGCAGGCCGTGGCGCACGGCTTCCGCCGCGGCCTCGTGTCCTGA
- a CDS encoding sigma-70 family RNA polymerase sigma factor, whose amino-acid sequence MATVGDGLDEPVAAAVEGDPQAVERLLAAIRPLVVRYCRARVGRQERSFASADDVAQEVCLAVLTALPSYRDQGRPFLAFVYGIAQHKVADAHRAAARNRAEPVAEIPDEIEGGVGPEQRALQGELNERMAQLLQVLPDKQREIVVLRVVVGLSAEETAEAVGSTPGAVRVAQHRALARLRKVLAAEEVI is encoded by the coding sequence ATGGCCACTGTGGGGGATGGACTGGACGAGCCGGTCGCCGCCGCTGTCGAGGGAGACCCTCAGGCAGTCGAGCGATTGCTGGCCGCCATTCGTCCCCTTGTGGTGCGGTATTGCCGTGCCAGGGTTGGCAGGCAGGAGCGTTCGTTCGCTTCGGCAGACGACGTTGCGCAGGAGGTGTGTCTCGCGGTGCTTACGGCCTTGCCTTCGTACCGTGACCAGGGCCGCCCCTTCCTGGCGTTCGTCTACGGCATCGCCCAGCACAAGGTCGCCGACGCGCACCGCGCCGCGGCGCGCAACCGGGCGGAGCCGGTCGCCGAGATCCCCGACGAGATCGAGGGCGGCGTCGGCCCGGAGCAACGTGCCCTGCAGGGTGAGCTGAACGAGCGGATGGCGCAGTTGCTGCAGGTGCTGCCGGACAAACAGCGGGAAATCGTCGTTCTGCGGGTCGTGGTCGGACTGTCGGCGGAGGAGACGGCGGAAGCCGTCGGTTCCACGCCGGGCGCCGTCCGCGTCGCCCAGCACCGGGCGCTCGCCCGGCTGCGCAAGGTGCTTGCCGCCGAGGAGGTGATCTGA
- a CDS encoding WhiB family transcriptional regulator produces MADTRRLPGPNADMWDWQLEGSCRGMDSGSFFHPDGERGPARARREARAKAICLSCPVLEMCRKHALAVHEPYGIWGGLSESERDHIIKQDKRALTMAHV; encoded by the coding sequence ATGGCAGACACGCGCAGGCTCCCCGGCCCCAACGCAGACATGTGGGACTGGCAGCTGGAGGGGTCGTGCCGGGGGATGGACAGCGGATCCTTCTTCCACCCGGACGGAGAGCGGGGACCGGCGAGGGCGCGGCGCGAGGCCAGGGCCAAGGCGATCTGCCTGTCGTGCCCGGTGCTGGAGATGTGCCGCAAGCACGCGCTCGCCGTGCACGAGCCCTACGGCATCTGGGGCGGGCTGTCCGAATCGGAACGAGACCACATCATCAAGCAGGACAAACGCGCGCTGACCATGGCGCACGTCTGA
- a CDS encoding SDR family NAD(P)-dependent oxidoreductase, with product MGTLDGKVALVTGGSRGIGAAIALRLAEDGADVAITYERAADRAADVVGAIEKQGRRGLALQADAADADAVTSAVDRTAAELGALDVLVNNAGVFPAAPVEDLTTETIDRTLAIHVKAPLVAARAAVKHMQRGGRIVSIGSDLAERSPFVGLSLYSASKSALAGMTKGLARDLGPRGITAMVVHPGSTDTEMNPADGPHSGDQLAHIALGHYGNPTDIAAAVAYLAGPDGRYLTGTSITVDGGFTA from the coding sequence ATGGGAACCCTGGACGGCAAGGTCGCGCTGGTCACCGGCGGAAGCCGCGGGATCGGCGCCGCGATCGCACTCCGGCTGGCCGAGGACGGCGCGGACGTCGCGATCACCTACGAACGCGCCGCGGACCGGGCGGCGGACGTGGTCGGGGCCATCGAAAAACAGGGCCGGCGAGGCCTGGCCCTGCAGGCGGACGCCGCCGACGCGGACGCCGTGACCAGCGCGGTCGACCGGACGGCCGCCGAACTGGGCGCTTTGGACGTGCTGGTGAACAACGCCGGGGTCTTCCCGGCGGCACCGGTCGAGGACCTGACCACGGAAACGATCGACCGCACCCTGGCGATCCACGTGAAGGCCCCGCTGGTGGCGGCCCGGGCCGCGGTCAAACACATGCAGCGGGGCGGCCGGATCGTGTCGATCGGCAGCGATTTGGCGGAGCGCTCGCCGTTCGTCGGATTGAGCCTGTACTCAGCGAGCAAGTCGGCCCTGGCCGGGATGACGAAGGGCCTGGCCCGCGACCTGGGACCGCGCGGCATCACGGCGATGGTGGTCCACCCAGGCTCGACGGACACCGAAATGAACCCGGCGGACGGTCCGCATTCCGGGGACCAGTTGGCGCATATCGCGTTGGGGCACTACGGAAATCCGACCGACATCGCGGCGGCAGTGGCTTATCTGGCCGGGCCGGACGGCCGGTACCTGACGGGGACGTCCATTACGGTGGACGGCGGCTTCACGGCCTGA
- the groL gene encoding chaperonin GroEL (60 kDa chaperone family; promotes refolding of misfolded polypeptides especially under stressful conditions; forms two stacked rings of heptamers to form a barrel-shaped 14mer; ends can be capped by GroES; misfolded proteins enter the barrel where they are refolded when GroES binds), producing the protein MPKQISFDEDARRALERGVNKLADAVKVTLGPRGRHVVLDKKFGGPTITLDGVTVAREVELDDPFENLGAQLAKSVATKTNDVAGDGTTTATVLAQSLVKHGLRNVAAGANPTAVGKGIEAAAEKVVEVLKAKATPVKGRDNIAQVGTVTSRDAAIGALLGEAVERVGEDGVITIEESSTLATDLVITEGVQFDKGFLSAHFATNPEDQKAILEDAYILLHREKISALADLLPVLEKVVEAKKPLLIIAEDVDGEALSTLVVNSLRKTITAVAVKAPFFGDRRKAFLDDLAVVTGGEVISAEIGRKLSEVDLGSLGKARRVVVTKDDTTIVDGAGTKDAIAARTAQIRKEIETTDSDWDREKLQERLAKLGGGVAVIKVGAATETELNERKHRIEDAVASTKAAVEEGILPGGGSALVHAVKELEGDLGLTGDEATGVRIVRDALTAPLFWIATNAGYEGAVIVNKVQEQGWGQGFNAATGELTDLIAGGIVDPVKVTRSAVANAASIARLVLTTESSVVEKPAEEEPEAAGHGHSH; encoded by the coding sequence ATGCCCAAGCAGATCAGTTTCGACGAGGACGCTCGTCGCGCGCTCGAGCGCGGGGTGAACAAGCTCGCCGACGCGGTCAAGGTCACCCTCGGCCCGCGCGGTCGCCACGTCGTCCTCGACAAGAAGTTCGGCGGCCCGACGATCACCCTCGACGGCGTCACCGTCGCGCGCGAGGTCGAGCTCGACGACCCGTTCGAGAACCTCGGCGCGCAGCTCGCCAAGAGCGTCGCCACCAAGACCAACGACGTCGCCGGCGACGGAACCACCACCGCCACGGTGCTGGCCCAGTCGCTGGTCAAGCACGGCCTGCGCAACGTCGCCGCCGGCGCCAACCCGACCGCGGTCGGCAAGGGCATCGAGGCGGCCGCGGAGAAGGTCGTCGAGGTCCTCAAGGCCAAGGCCACCCCGGTCAAGGGCCGTGACAACATCGCCCAGGTCGGCACCGTCACCTCGCGCGACGCGGCGATCGGCGCGCTGCTCGGCGAGGCCGTCGAGCGCGTGGGCGAGGACGGCGTGATCACCATCGAGGAGTCGTCCACGCTGGCGACCGACCTCGTGATCACCGAGGGCGTCCAGTTCGACAAGGGCTTCCTGTCGGCGCACTTCGCGACCAACCCGGAGGACCAGAAGGCGATCCTCGAGGACGCCTACATCCTGCTGCACCGCGAGAAGATCTCGGCGCTGGCCGACCTGCTCCCGGTGCTGGAGAAGGTCGTCGAGGCGAAGAAGCCGCTGCTGATCATCGCCGAGGACGTCGACGGCGAGGCGCTGTCCACCCTCGTGGTGAACTCGCTGCGCAAGACGATCACCGCGGTCGCGGTCAAGGCCCCGTTCTTCGGCGACCGCCGCAAGGCGTTCCTGGACGACCTGGCTGTCGTCACCGGCGGCGAGGTCATCTCCGCGGAGATCGGCCGCAAGCTGTCCGAGGTCGACCTCGGCTCGCTGGGCAAGGCCCGCCGGGTCGTCGTCACCAAGGACGACACGACGATCGTCGACGGCGCGGGCACCAAGGACGCCATCGCCGCGCGGACCGCGCAGATCCGCAAGGAGATCGAGACCACCGACTCCGACTGGGACCGCGAAAAGCTGCAGGAGCGGCTCGCGAAGCTCGGCGGCGGCGTGGCCGTGATCAAGGTCGGCGCGGCCACCGAGACCGAGCTGAACGAGCGCAAGCACCGCATCGAGGACGCCGTGGCTTCGACGAAGGCGGCCGTCGAGGAGGGCATCCTGCCCGGCGGTGGTTCGGCGCTGGTGCACGCGGTCAAGGAACTCGAGGGCGACCTCGGCCTGACCGGCGACGAGGCGACCGGCGTGCGCATCGTCCGCGACGCGCTCACCGCCCCGCTCTTCTGGATCGCGACGAACGCGGGCTACGAGGGCGCGGTCATCGTGAACAAGGTCCAGGAGCAGGGCTGGGGCCAGGGCTTCAACGCCGCCACCGGCGAACTGACCGACCTGATCGCGGGCGGCATCGTCGACCCGGTCAAGGTCACCCGCTCGGCCGTCGCGAACGCGGCGTCCATCGCCCGGCTGGTGCTGACCACGGAAAGCTCCGTGGTCGAGAAGCCGGCCGAGGAAGAGCCGGAGGCCGCTGGCCACGGGCACTCGCACTGA
- the xrtP gene encoding exosortase P, with product MAVFGVLAAGVALVLVERGYRELEVRLAGAILRVVTSSGVYVAGNRESVYFGLSGDTPFGLRMTPECSSVFLLLPLLLVTAALLWFRPQNARRLFFSLGIAAIAVVLVNQLRILTIVGLVNGLGTDEGYYWGHTLLGSLVSVIGGAISLVLFVWLATRKTKAEKRAAA from the coding sequence ATCGCGGTGTTCGGGGTGCTCGCCGCGGGGGTGGCGCTGGTGCTCGTGGAACGCGGGTACCGCGAGCTGGAGGTGCGACTGGCCGGGGCCATCCTCCGGGTTGTCACCTCTTCGGGGGTCTACGTGGCCGGAAACCGGGAATCGGTCTACTTCGGGTTGTCTGGCGATACTCCATTCGGGTTGCGGATGACTCCGGAATGCTCGTCGGTCTTTCTTCTTCTACCGTTGCTATTAGTGACGGCCGCACTTCTGTGGTTCCGGCCACAAAATGCCCGTCGGCTCTTTTTCTCGCTGGGAATCGCCGCGATCGCGGTGGTTTTGGTTAATCAGTTACGGATTCTCACCATCGTCGGGCTGGTCAACGGCCTCGGCACCGACGAGGGCTACTACTGGGGCCACACCCTGCTCGGCTCGCTGGTCAGCGTCATCGGCGGCGCGATCTCGCTGGTGCTGTTCGTGTGGCTGGCGACGCGGAAGACGAAGGCCGAGAAGCGGGCCGCGGCGTGA
- a CDS encoding N-acetylmuramoyl-L-alanine amidase: MPRSLPWRLAAATTGLLALVAVAVPASAQPANEARQRAFADASSEFGVPVDVLLAVSYLESRWDTHSGAPSAAAGYGPMHLTDVRTTGLRTSEFDNPDEDPRGDDSRPALRLRALEAPTPRPGSQTIDKAAQLLHTDAAKLHTDAEANIRGGAALLAEYQRELGVKSDNAKDWYGAVARYSGSEDVTGARTFADEVFATITSGIARTTDDGQAVKLAATPGVTPDRAQADRLGLRAGQPPATECPRSMACESAPAPFQKIGDSYGNYDQADRPHDQKIDYIVIHDTEGTWDSVLKQAQTPGQTAWHYTVRSSDGQVAQHVPTKDVGWHAGNWYLNEKSLGIEHEGFAAQGTWFTEAMYRQSAKLVRYLAHRFGVPLDRAHILGHDNVPGPNADKIKSMHWDPGPYWDWAHYFDLLGAPLEHDGAPDSALVMIDPEFSANRPVFTGCDKIGSGNPCPERSSGSVVLHTEPSESAPLLSDAGMHGPDPSTMDVSDIGSRVATGQKYAVADAKDGWTAIWYLGQKGWFRNPADAPTAYPADGFVATPKEGKATVPVYGSAYPEASAYPKDIPVQELKPLPYQLGAGQKYSVGGLTGSEYYSASFDVATNKVVKGKAKYVEIQLGHRVAFVSRDDVDLEPAS; this comes from the coding sequence ATGCCCCGCTCCCTCCCGTGGCGCCTGGCCGCTGCCACCACCGGGCTGTTGGCCTTGGTCGCGGTCGCCGTGCCCGCCTCCGCGCAGCCCGCCAATGAAGCCCGCCAGCGCGCCTTCGCTGACGCGTCCTCCGAATTCGGCGTCCCGGTGGACGTCCTGCTGGCCGTTTCGTACCTGGAATCCCGCTGGGACACCCACTCCGGCGCGCCCAGCGCCGCCGCCGGGTACGGGCCGATGCATCTCACCGACGTCCGGACCACCGGGCTGCGCACCAGCGAATTCGACAATCCCGACGAAGACCCGCGCGGCGACGACTCTCGCCCGGCCTTGCGGCTGCGCGCCCTCGAAGCCCCGACTCCCCGGCCCGGCAGCCAGACCATCGACAAGGCCGCCCAGCTGCTGCACACCGACGCGGCGAAGCTGCATACGGACGCCGAAGCGAACATCCGCGGCGGAGCGGCACTGTTGGCCGAGTACCAGCGAGAGCTGGGCGTCAAAAGCGACAACGCGAAGGACTGGTACGGAGCCGTCGCGCGTTACAGCGGCTCCGAGGACGTCACTGGCGCGCGTACCTTCGCCGACGAGGTCTTCGCCACTATCACCAGCGGCATCGCGCGTACGACCGACGACGGCCAGGCCGTTAAGCTCGCCGCGACGCCCGGCGTCACCCCGGATCGCGCCCAGGCGGACCGTCTCGGGCTGCGCGCCGGACAGCCGCCGGCCACCGAGTGCCCGAGGTCGATGGCCTGCGAATCGGCGCCCGCGCCGTTCCAGAAGATCGGCGACAGCTACGGCAACTACGACCAGGCCGACCGGCCGCACGACCAGAAGATCGACTACATCGTCATCCACGACACCGAGGGCACCTGGGACTCGGTGCTGAAGCAGGCCCAGACCCCGGGCCAGACCGCGTGGCACTACACGGTCCGCTCCTCGGACGGCCAGGTCGCCCAGCACGTGCCGACCAAGGACGTCGGCTGGCACGCCGGGAACTGGTATCTCAACGAGAAATCCCTGGGCATCGAGCACGAGGGCTTCGCCGCGCAGGGCACCTGGTTCACCGAGGCGATGTACCGCCAGTCCGCCAAGCTCGTGCGCTACCTCGCGCACCGCTTCGGCGTTCCGCTGGACCGGGCGCACATCCTCGGCCACGACAACGTGCCCGGCCCGAACGCGGACAAGATCAAGAGCATGCACTGGGACCCGGGTCCGTACTGGGACTGGGCGCACTACTTCGACCTGCTCGGCGCCCCGCTGGAGCACGACGGCGCGCCGGATTCCGCGCTGGTCATGATCGACCCGGAGTTCTCCGCGAACCGCCCGGTGTTCACCGGCTGCGACAAGATCGGGTCCGGAAACCCTTGCCCGGAACGGAGTTCGGGGTCGGTCGTGCTGCACACCGAGCCGAGCGAATCCGCGCCGCTGCTGTCCGACGCGGGCATGCACGGACCTGACCCGTCCACAATGGACGTCTCGGACATCGGCAGCCGCGTCGCCACCGGCCAGAAGTACGCCGTCGCGGACGCCAAGGACGGCTGGACCGCGATCTGGTACCTCGGACAGAAGGGCTGGTTCCGCAATCCGGCCGACGCGCCCACCGCGTATCCGGCGGACGGATTCGTCGCGACTCCCAAGGAGGGCAAGGCGACCGTGCCGGTCTACGGGAGCGCGTACCCGGAGGCCAGCGCGTACCCGAAGGACATTCCGGTGCAGGAGCTCAAGCCGCTGCCGTATCAGCTCGGCGCGGGCCAGAAGTACTCGGTCGGCGGCCTGACCGGCTCGGAGTACTACTCGGCGTCCTTCGACGTCGCGACCAACAAGGTCGTGAAGGGCAAGGCGAAGTACGTGGAAATCCAGCTCGGCCACCGCGTGGCGTTCGTCAGCCGCGACGACGTGGATCTCGAACCGGCGTCCTGA
- the groES gene encoding co-chaperone GroES, translating into MPTLSTTVEVNPVSVNIKPLEDKIVVQTSEAEETTASGLVIPDTAKEKPQEGKVLAVGPGRIDDKGNRVPLDVAVGDVVIYSKYGGTEVKYNGEDYLILSARDVLAVIN; encoded by the coding sequence ATGCCGACGCTTTCGACGACCGTGGAGGTCAACCCGGTGAGCGTGAACATCAAGCCGCTCGAGGACAAGATCGTTGTCCAGACGAGCGAGGCCGAGGAGACGACCGCTTCCGGCCTCGTCATCCCCGACACCGCCAAGGAGAAGCCCCAGGAGGGCAAGGTTCTGGCCGTGGGCCCGGGCCGCATCGACGACAAGGGCAACCGCGTTCCGCTGGACGTGGCTGTCGGCGACGTCGTCATCTACTCCAAGTACGGCGGCACCGAGGTCAAGTACAACGGCGAGGACTACCTGATCCTCTCCGCCCGCGACGTGCTGGCCGTCATCAACTGA
- a CDS encoding TetR/AcrR family transcriptional regulator: MSPRGRPRAFDREHALTQAMLVFWERGYDGASLAELTEAMGIKPPSLYAAFGDKEALFREAIEHYQSVYGRHTMRALTEEPTARAAVEALLRDNACAYVEPGHPKGCMVVLAATNCTPANASVWKFLAASRDEVRSRLRERLRRGVEEGDLAATVDIDALSALYTTVFYGLTLQARDGVSLDSLMAVIDLALSLWPENGGGTASTVDTAPSAPR, translated from the coding sequence ATGTCACCCCGCGGCCGCCCGCGCGCGTTCGACCGCGAGCACGCGCTCACGCAGGCCATGTTGGTCTTCTGGGAGCGCGGCTACGACGGTGCGTCGCTGGCGGAGCTGACCGAGGCGATGGGGATCAAGCCGCCGAGCCTGTACGCGGCCTTCGGAGACAAGGAAGCACTGTTCCGCGAAGCGATCGAGCACTACCAATCGGTGTACGGACGCCACACGATGCGCGCGCTGACCGAAGAGCCGACAGCGCGCGCGGCGGTTGAAGCGCTGCTTCGCGACAATGCTTGCGCGTACGTGGAACCAGGGCATCCCAAGGGGTGCATGGTCGTTCTGGCGGCTACCAACTGCACGCCAGCGAATGCGTCCGTGTGGAAGTTTCTCGCTGCTTCGCGCGACGAAGTGCGGAGCAGGCTGCGCGAGCGCCTTCGTCGTGGAGTGGAAGAAGGCGACCTCGCGGCCACTGTGGACATTGACGCGCTCAGCGCGCTGTACACGACTGTCTTTTATGGACTGACCCTGCAAGCGCGCGACGGCGTCAGCCTCGACTCGCTGATGGCCGTCATCGACCTCGCGCTCTCGCTGTGGCCCGAAAACGGCGGAGGGACGGCGTCCACTGTGGACACCGCCCCTTCCGCGCCGCGATGA
- a CDS encoding MerR family transcriptional regulator, which translates to MASVARRLGVAPSTLRTWDRRYGLGPSRHTDGRHRRYGSSDIGRLELMQRALLRGASTAEAARYALEQMPRADFVPAPAEPAEATETKAADDVEVPSRLARRLSTAALAMDVGAVQRMLVDAISELGVLQAWSGVIDPVLTALGARWRGVHAGAEVEYLLAECVYAALVRATPVLDQPRNQRPVLIACVPDERDNMPVYALAAALAGRRIGAQLFGLALPQEVLAVAVRRSAPAAVVLWANRADADPRLFARVSRGRQRTRLFACGPGWEPALLPPKVELLADLSAAADRVEHVLVGAPR; encoded by the coding sequence GTGGCCTCGGTCGCCCGTCGGCTCGGTGTCGCGCCGTCCACCCTGCGTACTTGGGACCGCCGTTACGGCCTGGGTCCCAGTCGCCACACCGACGGCAGACATCGCCGCTACGGCAGCTCCGACATCGGCCGTCTCGAACTTATGCAGCGCGCGCTCCTTCGCGGCGCTTCTACGGCGGAGGCCGCGCGGTACGCGTTGGAGCAGATGCCGCGCGCGGACTTCGTGCCAGCACCGGCCGAACCTGCCGAGGCGACGGAGACGAAGGCGGCTGACGACGTCGAAGTCCCTTCGCGGCTCGCGCGTCGCCTGAGTACCGCTGCGTTGGCCATGGACGTCGGCGCGGTACAGCGAATGCTTGTCGACGCCATCAGCGAGCTAGGCGTGCTTCAGGCGTGGTCGGGCGTGATCGACCCGGTCCTCACCGCGCTCGGCGCGCGATGGCGAGGCGTGCACGCGGGTGCGGAAGTGGAGTACCTGCTCGCTGAGTGCGTGTACGCGGCCTTAGTGCGCGCGACGCCAGTCCTCGACCAGCCTCGCAACCAACGGCCGGTCCTGATCGCGTGCGTGCCCGATGAGCGGGACAACATGCCGGTGTACGCGCTCGCTGCGGCTCTCGCGGGTCGACGGATCGGCGCGCAACTCTTCGGCCTTGCGCTGCCGCAAGAAGTGCTGGCGGTAGCGGTGCGGCGAAGCGCGCCTGCCGCGGTGGTGCTGTGGGCGAATCGGGCGGACGCGGACCCGCGGCTCTTCGCGCGCGTGTCTCGCGGACGGCAGCGGACTCGGCTGTTCGCTTGCGGGCCTGGATGGGAGCCGGCGTTGTTGCCGCCGAAGGTCGAGCTGCTGGCGGATCTTTCCGCGGCGGCCGACCGCGTGGAGCACGTTCTTGTCGGTGCTCCACGCTAG
- a CDS encoding anti-sigma-D factor RsdA encodes MTDREDRDRDLSPSAQASGLTGYEAEADGDLTAIQADDALLDALGGTDPAVADGLGDQELNALLLAWRRDIDSEPLAELVDVDTAVTTVKTATLARKYQSRGRRRRYLVPVAAACAAAAIAFTGTGLAARDAQPGDTLWGLTKVLYADHARSVEAAAAAKLDLEKANLALADNRLADARRALADAQAALTQVTDADNRNQLLQQHRELAAQLGQPTAPPTGQTSSSPAVPPVHDPVSSAAQPPGQSTSLPGTGHTNNPPPVSSVTPLPPVTSTPSSPPPSPSATPNDPGTGSSPRNESSQGVQAPNGTSGS; translated from the coding sequence GTGACCGATCGCGAAGACCGGGACAGAGACCTGTCACCTTCCGCGCAGGCCAGCGGCCTGACCGGGTACGAAGCGGAAGCCGACGGCGACCTCACGGCCATCCAGGCCGACGACGCGCTCCTCGACGCGCTCGGCGGGACCGATCCGGCTGTCGCCGACGGGCTCGGAGACCAGGAACTGAACGCGCTGCTGCTCGCGTGGCGCCGCGACATCGACAGCGAGCCGCTCGCCGAGCTGGTCGACGTCGACACCGCGGTCACCACGGTGAAGACCGCCACGCTGGCGCGCAAATACCAAAGCCGCGGCCGGCGCCGCCGCTATCTCGTGCCGGTGGCCGCCGCGTGCGCCGCCGCCGCGATCGCCTTCACCGGCACCGGGCTCGCCGCCCGGGACGCCCAGCCCGGCGACACGCTGTGGGGCCTCACGAAGGTGCTCTACGCCGACCACGCCCGCTCCGTCGAGGCCGCCGCCGCGGCGAAGCTCGACCTGGAGAAGGCGAACCTGGCGCTGGCCGACAACCGGCTCGCGGACGCCCGGCGCGCGCTCGCCGACGCGCAGGCCGCGCTCACCCAGGTCACCGACGCGGACAACCGCAACCAGCTGCTGCAGCAGCACCGCGAACTGGCCGCCCAGCTCGGCCAGCCGACGGCTCCGCCCACCGGGCAGACGTCGTCGTCGCCCGCCGTCCCGCCGGTGCACGACCCGGTCAGCAGCGCGGCGCAGCCGCCCGGCCAGTCGACGTCGCTGCCCGGCACCGGCCACACGAACAACCCGCCGCCGGTCTCCTCGGTGACGCCGCTGCCGCCGGTCACGTCCACGCCGAGTTCGCCGCCGCCGTCGCCGAGCGCCACCCCGAACGATCCGGGCACGGGCAGCAGCCCGCGCAACGAGTCGTCGCAAGGGGTGCAGGCCCCGAACGGCACCAGCGGCTCCTAG
- a CDS encoding glycosyltransferase, whose product MSVAFLVYVVVIVVPYLRRKPAPVGDPDDFSWHFFVPCRDEEVVIRETVKYLRGTFRRAHLWVVDDDSDDRTARVVRSVWRRNGGYDANLHLVARQRPEARTGKGDALNAAYRELDDWLGPDADRERVVVVVVDADGRPAPNCLEVCAADHLFGDETVGAVQLDVRMSNFRSRPPGRTWFSRAFGLKLAQLQDLEFRTAIAAIQTSRGFTGTISMGGNGQFTRLSALDSIAGDELAPWRGSLLEDFELGVHLLTAGWRTGFTPDSHVAQEGLYSLRRFLVQRTRWGQGTMQCMRYLRRIWDSPHVSTLGAAEMMYYLAQPWMQLLGSLLYPVPFILLLVSTAGDPGQVWTWFTNGAWILFAIYGSFGLLPFVVWGPIYQMKCLRSKNIFRGIGMGLLYAAYIYTFYITSWRALFRLVRGRNGWAKTRRNTEASAGVKVALDA is encoded by the coding sequence ATGAGCGTCGCGTTCCTCGTGTACGTCGTGGTGATCGTCGTGCCGTACCTGCGCCGCAAGCCCGCTCCGGTCGGCGATCCGGACGACTTCTCCTGGCACTTCTTCGTCCCCTGCCGCGACGAGGAAGTCGTGATCCGCGAGACGGTGAAGTACCTGCGCGGCACCTTCCGCCGCGCGCACTTGTGGGTCGTGGACGACGACTCCGACGACCGCACCGCCCGCGTCGTGCGCTCGGTCTGGCGGCGCAACGGCGGTTACGACGCGAACCTGCACCTCGTCGCCCGTCAGCGTCCGGAAGCGCGCACGGGCAAGGGAGACGCGCTCAACGCCGCCTACCGCGAACTGGACGACTGGCTCGGTCCCGACGCGGACCGGGAACGGGTGGTGGTCGTGGTGGTCGACGCGGACGGCCGTCCCGCGCCCAACTGTCTCGAAGTGTGCGCGGCGGACCACCTGTTCGGCGACGAAACCGTCGGCGCCGTTCAGCTCGACGTCCGGATGAGCAACTTCCGGAGCCGTCCGCCCGGCCGCACGTGGTTCTCCCGTGCCTTCGGCCTCAAGCTCGCCCAGCTGCAGGACTTGGAGTTCCGCACCGCGATCGCGGCGATCCAGACGTCCCGCGGCTTCACCGGCACGATCTCCATGGGCGGCAACGGGCAGTTCACCCGGCTGTCCGCATTGGACTCGATCGCGGGCGACGAGCTGGCCCCGTGGCGCGGTTCGCTCCTGGAGGACTTCGAACTCGGCGTGCACCTGCTCACCGCGGGCTGGCGGACCGGGTTCACGCCGGATTCCCATGTGGCGCAAGAAGGTCTGTACAGCCTTCGCCGGTTCCTGGTGCAACGCACGCGGTGGGGCCAGGGGACCATGCAGTGCATGCGGTACCTGCGCCGGATCTGGGACTCGCCGCACGTGTCCACTTTGGGCGCCGCGGAGATGATGTACTACCTGGCGCAGCCGTGGATGCAGCTGCTCGGGTCGCTGCTGTACCCGGTTCCGTTCATCCTGCTTCTCGTGAGCACCGCGGGCGATCCCGGCCAGGTGTGGACGTGGTTCACGAACGGCGCCTGGATCCTGTTCGCGATCTACGGTTCGTTCGGGCTGCTGCCGTTCGTCGTCTGGGGCCCGATCTACCAGATGAAATGCTTGCGCAGCAAGAACATCTTCCGCGGCATTGGCATGGGCCTGCTGTACGCGGCCTACATCTACACCTTCTACATCACGTCCTGGCGCGCGCTGTTCCGGCTGGTGCGCGGGCGCAACGGCTGGGCCAAGACCCGGCGCAACACCGAGGCCAGCGCGGGCGTGAAAGTGGCCCTGGACGCGTGA